In Streptomyces chartreusis NRRL 3882, the following are encoded in one genomic region:
- the hpnR gene encoding hopanoid C-3 methylase HpnR — translation MRVLLVHPSALMYSEIFLRLEPLGLERVAGAARDAGHEVRVVDLQVLSRKTLRGEVRSFRPEALGISLNYLANIPEAIELAAEVKRAVPGCFVFLGGHSVSFVAEDVLEQAEGAVDAVVRGEGEPAIGPLLEAVRDGGVAGVPGVVTAAGRGPAPLMLHGIDAPLPARDLMRARRRYFIGELDPCASIEFTRGCPWDCSFCSAWTFYGRSYRKASPEAAAEDLANIREPNVFIVDDVAFIRPEHGDAIAAEVERRRIRKRYYLETRSDVLLRHPEVFERWARLGLKYMFLGMEAIDAEGLDLYRKRVSPDENFRALQTARRLGIKVAINLIVDPSWDEERFRVVRDFALAVPEIVHFTVMTPYPGTEIWHTESRRLTTRDYRLFDIQHAVVPTTLPLERFYEELVRTQAVINRKHLGLRTAVGAARVLTGNLLHGQTNFARMLWKFNQVYNPRRQFADHGRPVRYELPLPQHLDVGDRRALYIHTRGATQGAPSRRTTD, via the coding sequence ATGCGCGTGCTGCTCGTCCATCCCAGCGCCCTGATGTACTCCGAGATCTTCCTGCGGCTCGAGCCCCTGGGCCTCGAACGCGTGGCGGGCGCGGCCCGCGACGCCGGTCACGAGGTGCGGGTCGTGGACCTTCAGGTGCTGAGCCGCAAGACGCTGCGCGGCGAGGTCCGGTCCTTCCGGCCGGAGGCCCTCGGCATCTCGCTGAATTACCTGGCGAACATCCCGGAGGCGATCGAACTGGCCGCGGAGGTGAAGCGGGCGGTGCCGGGCTGCTTCGTGTTCCTGGGCGGGCACAGCGTTTCCTTCGTCGCCGAGGACGTGCTGGAGCAGGCCGAGGGGGCGGTGGACGCGGTGGTGCGCGGCGAGGGCGAACCGGCGATCGGGCCGCTGCTGGAGGCGGTTCGTGACGGGGGCGTGGCGGGCGTGCCCGGCGTCGTCACGGCCGCCGGCCGGGGTCCCGCGCCGCTGATGCTGCACGGCATCGACGCGCCGCTGCCCGCTCGCGACCTGATGCGCGCCCGCCGGCGGTACTTCATCGGCGAGCTGGACCCGTGCGCCTCCATCGAGTTCACGCGCGGCTGTCCGTGGGACTGCTCGTTCTGCTCGGCGTGGACGTTCTACGGCCGCAGCTACCGCAAGGCGTCACCCGAGGCGGCGGCCGAGGACCTGGCGAACATCCGGGAGCCGAACGTCTTCATCGTCGACGACGTGGCCTTCATCCGGCCCGAGCACGGGGACGCCATCGCGGCGGAGGTGGAGAGGCGGCGGATCCGCAAGCGCTACTACCTGGAGACCCGCAGCGACGTCCTGCTGCGCCATCCGGAGGTCTTCGAGCGGTGGGCCCGGCTGGGGCTGAAGTACATGTTCCTCGGGATGGAGGCCATCGACGCGGAGGGCCTGGACCTGTACCGCAAGCGGGTCAGCCCCGACGAGAACTTCCGCGCCCTTCAGACGGCCCGCCGCCTCGGCATCAAGGTCGCCATCAACCTGATCGTGGACCCGTCCTGGGACGAGGAACGCTTCCGGGTGGTACGGGACTTCGCGCTGGCGGTGCCGGAGATCGTCCACTTCACGGTGATGACGCCGTATCCCGGTACGGAGATCTGGCACACCGAGTCGCGGCGCCTGACCACCCGTGACTACCGCCTCTTCGACATCCAGCACGCGGTCGTGCCCACGACGCTCCCCCTGGAGCGCTTCTACGAGGAACTGGTGCGCACCCAGGCCGTCATCAACCGCAAGCACCTGGGCCTGCGCACCGCCGTGGGAGCGGCCCGGGTCCTGACCGGCAACCTGCTGCACGGCCAGACGAACTTCGCCCGCATGCTGTGGAAGTTCAACCAGGTCTACAACCCGCGCCGGCAGTTCGCCGACCACGGCCGGCCGGTGCGCTACGAGCTGCCCCTGCCGCAGCACCTCGACGTCGGCGACCGCCGGGCGCTGTACATCCACACCCGGGGCGCGACGCAGGGCGCGCCGTCCCGGCGGACGACCGACTAG